A single region of the Hemiscyllium ocellatum isolate sHemOce1 chromosome 21, sHemOce1.pat.X.cur, whole genome shotgun sequence genome encodes:
- the ppp1r26 gene encoding protein phosphatase 1 regulatory subunit 26 isoform X2 codes for MMFFTGLPPVSVVQTDWHPFGASRNFSLPVSFSDSGEEFSLQSAVSVDVKMIIENLQATDSACAMNSEPSSQAQTNTAPKRRSEGMLDRSSIRILKGAAVEELKPAYPSCTLDTEESNLGRCTLDSDSDESVDRDIEEAIQEYLKKKTENPSFTSKASGTNVLPGTHTAIENSAAKISNGISQGNEGVNPPKIANIVSREPAESRCSSPCSISSNDSFELSIQAEIERFLQEKRNRETGNNSSPKSEAVSVGRTEQKENLVKVGQKKRKRCIKSSAGTQRNPVPQPVINTNSQVGNTKSSQFRKSEAVCSSEKGSEGNPKSYKNVASRKKARSRHRFKELHKSSNTQWGLSAEFTESKVNPVNAQVELSDSSSDDGIEEAIQLYQLEQKKGKTKDVAFVLGLLPHKSPQKYADMTSPMRSREKERLQTAMSKRNCIPKPGRPCPANLSDTDTSDSDDCLIQTERNTTDSRLGWKETFQSETLSESSPKWERSLMTKVQSPADSILGGAPSEKGEHAGKGKTSCEYTNVASKQVTLSSDSESSSADSSDSIEKEIQNYLALKASQSSQKSSKVRTESDLDRNFSQEPKIEDNLNTSPSLFISLSSSSSQTSLLQKKRLKNNVGSGHKLEKEKLRESQPHESSVEALVLTNNSTVTSKINLKGSSSGQTIPDMSNIWYSMTLSQNQEKLSPKDRVGEKQSTVKAVHDSWQTDEKSSSLDSDEDLDRATKDLLQTRKKLGKRSRDMKNRCKKRVRFTGAEVLTYSEQSTGIGDKTLWTTGEGYTVSHGPLKSCLSKSNKSACRRYLDSKSKGNKKTEEHSDCEGNSKMTSIRNLKVGLSCGTAFSTADGQTWKNITIENSSSADSDDGIEQEILKFLAEKARANSRLNEPTDDPNTVHGFKRQEEENKRSEMTDLDRTLSTLPQQAEGSHRVHMKGPCRLEDEPTAGYFQREVERAGTESKTNINQQDLLQNIYGTCRAQCQNEDKYTLGEPPATSKTETKAGIVPGSLQVDNIVCPGKGVCRSDVLEDKKMTTSLENIQRKTTQSLASEQSVPYVNSKLLLTGQSKPQAGQIRSPKQTVNKLWNTFQTDCLSDTESVSQENGTCRRGQYSRDNRSGLGRGTNQSSQAVVNTLSHVGWAGRAKMKSEKDKNQGQPLASLLPSVGAQCSEVSQLPSIVGQEQSDHNYQSGMKSEERDYSDATCTHSNCETLYLCEMSGACSCLPIGEPTVASAHKEGSSVEQRVDSIEAASATETLIAEEASKGEASSKCKSGGTGVTLLSIQCQPLSQTSSGSKIEEQNDKGSRAEEAAQGNSPEAFYDRASDHSDDDSRVDTDRSGLQRQGAEV; via the coding sequence ATGATGTTCTTCACGGGTTTGCCACCTGTCTCTGTGGTACAGACAGATTGGCATCCGTTTGGGGCGTCCCGAAACTTCAGCCTCCCTGTGAGCTTCTCTGACTCTGGAGAGGAGTTCTCTCTGCAGAGTGCTGTCAGCGTGGATGTGAAAATGATCATCGAAAACTTGCAAGCTACTGACTCAGCTTGTGCCATGAACAGTGAACCCAGCAGCCAGGCACAAACAAACACAGCCCCAAAACGGCGAAGTGAGGGCATGTTAGACAGAAGCTCCATCAGAATTTTAAAAGGGGCTGCTGTGGAAGAGCTGAAGCCTGCTTATCCATCCTGCACACTTGACACAGAGGAATCCAACTTGGGTCGCTGCACCCTGGATTCCGACAGTGATGAGTCTGTCGACCGAGATATAGAAGAAGCAATTCAGGAATActtgaaaaagaaaacagaaaatccATCCTTCACTTCGAAAGCCAGTGGCACAAATGTTCTCCCAGGGACACACACAGCCATTGAGAATTCTGCTGCAAAGATCAGCAATGGTATTTCACAGGGAAACGAAGGAGTGAACCCACCCAAAATTGCGAATATTGTCAGCCGAGAGCCTGCAGAATCCAGATGCTCTTCCCCCTGCAGTATCAGCAGCAACGACTCCTTTGAACTGAGTATACAGGCAGAGATTGAAAGGTTCTTGCAGGAGAAGAGGAATAGGGAGACTGGCAACAACAGCAGCCCCAAGAGCGAGGCTGTTTCTGTGGGGAGGACAGAGCAGAAAGAAAATCTGGTGAAGGTAGGACAGAAGAAGAGAAAGAGGTGCATCAAATCCAGTGCAGGGACCCAGCGCAATCCTGTTCCACAGCCAGTGATCAACACAAACTCTCAGGTTGGCAACACTAAATCAAGCCAGTTTAGGAAATCTGAAGCTGTCTGCAGCAGTGAGAAAGGCAGTGAAGGAAACCCTAAGAGTTATAAAAATGTGGCTAGCAGGAAAAAGGCAAGATCACGGCATCGCTTTAAGGAACTCCACAAGAGCAGCAATACCCAGTGGGGTCTCAGTGCTGAATTCACTGAGTCAAAGGTGAATCCTGTTAATGCACAAGTAGAATTGTCTGATTCTAGCAGCGATGATGGGATTGAAGAAGCCATTCAACTTTACCAATTGGAACAAAAGAAAGGGAAAACTAAGGATGTAGCCTTTGTCCTTGGCTTATTACCTCACAAGTCCCCTCAAAAATATGCTGATATGACTTCTCCTATGAGaagcagagagaaagaaagactgcAGACAGCTATGAGCAAGAGAAATTGTATCCCGAAGCCTGGGCGACCCTGTCCTGCCAACCTTTCTGATACTGACACGAGTGACAGTGATGACTGTTTAATACAAACCGAGAGAAATACCACAGATTCCAGGCTTGGTTGGAAAGAAACATTTCAGTCTGAGACTCTGTCAGAATCTTCCCCAAAATGGGAAAGGTCTCTTATGACCAAAGTGCAGTCACCTGCAGACAGTATATTAGGTGGTGCTCCTTCAGAAAAGGGGGAGCATGCGGGCAAAGGCAAGACAAGCTGTGAATACACCAATGTTGCCTCCAAGCAGGTCACGCTTTCTTCAGATAGTGAAAGCAGTTCTGCAGACAGCAGTGACAGCATtgaaaaagaaattcaaaatTACTTGGCTCTGAAAGCAAGCCAAAGCAGTCAGAAATCCAGCAAAGTCAGGACTGAGAGTGATCTGGACAGAAACTTCTCCCAAGAACCAAAGATTGAAGACAATCTGAACACCTCTCCATCTTTGTTTATTTCTTTGTCTTCGTCTTCATCTCAGACATCATTGTTACAAAAGAAAAGACTGAAGAATAATGTCGGTTCTGGTCATAAACTTGAAAAGGAGAAACTGAGAGAAAGTCAACCACATGAGTCCAGTGTGGAAGCTCTTGTGTTAACTAACAATTCAACTGTCACCTCCAAGATTAATCTTAAAGGTAGTTCATCAGGGCAAACCATACCTGACATGAGTAACATATGGTACAGCATGACTCTCAGTCAAAATCAAGAGAAATTGTCTCCCAAGGATCGGGTTGGAGAGAAACAGTCCACTGTTAAGGCTGTCCATGACTCTTGGCAGACAGATGAGAAGAGTAGCTCACTGGATAGTGACGAAGACTTGGATAGAGCTACAAAGGATCTCTTGCAAACCAGGAAGAAACTGGGGAAAAGATCAAGAGATATGAAGAACCGGTGCAAGAAACGAGTGCGGTTTACAGGAGCAGAGGTTCTTACTTACTCTGAGCAAAGCACAGGAATCGGTGACAAAACGCTCTGGACCACGGGAGAAGGCTACACTGTTAGCCACGGCCCCTTAAAAAGCTGCTTATCAAAAAGTAACAAGAGCGCTTGCAGACGTTATTTAGACTCGAAGAGTAAAGGGAATAAGAAGACCGAAGAGCATTCAGATTGTGAAGGCAACAGCAAAATGACCAGTATCAGAAATCTCAAGGTTGGTTTGTCGTGTGGTACTGCGTTCAGCACAGCTGATGGGCAAACTTGGAAAAATATAACAATTGAGAACAGCAGTTCTGCAGATAGTGATGATGGGATTGAGCAAGAAATTCTGAAGTTCCTTGCTGAAAAGGCCCGAGCAAATAGCAGGTTGAACGAGCCTACAGATGATCCAAACACGGTGCATGGATTTAAAAGACAAGAGGAGGAGAACAAACGGTCGGAAATGACAGACTTGGACAGGACTCTGTCTACCCTCCCTCAACAAGCTGAGGGATCTCACAGGGTTCATATGAAGGGGCCATGTCGCTTGGAAGATGAGCCCACAGCTGGGTATTTTCAGAGAGAAGTGGAAAGGGCTGGGACTGAAAGCAAGACTAATATTAACCAGCAGGATCTGCTACAGAACATTTATGGTACCTGTCGTGCACAGTGCCAGAATGAAGACAAATACACCTTAGGAGAACCACCAGCAACTTCCAAAACTGAGACTAAGGCTGGAATTGTTCCAGGAAGTTTGCAAGTTGACAACATAGTCTGCCCGGGGAAAGGAGTATGTCGCAGTGATGTCCTTGAGGACAAAAAGATGACTACTAGCCTAGAGAACATTCAGAGGAAAACAACGCAGTCCTTGGCTTCTGAACAGAGTGTGCCATATGTCAACTCCAAATTGTTGCTAACAGGACAATCTAAACCGCAAGCTGGCCAAATCAGATCGCCCAAGCAAACTGTAAATAAATTGTGGAATACCTTCCAGActgactgtctcagtgacactgaatcAGTGAGCCAGGAGAATGGAACCTGCAGAAGGGGACAGTATTCCAGGGACAATCGGTCAGGTCTTGGTCGTGGTACAAACCAAAGCTCACAAGCTGTGGTTAACACTCTCTCCCATGTAGGCTGGGCAGGTCGTGCGAAAATGAAGAGTGAGAAAGATAAAAATCAAGGTCAACCTTTAGCATCTCTGCTGCCATCAGTTGGTGCTCAGTGCAGTGAAGTGAGCCAGCTACCTAGTATTGTAGGGCAAGAGCAAAGTGACCATAATTATCAGAGTGGAATGAAGAGTGAGGAGAGGGACTACAGTGATGCGACATGCACACACTCTAACTGTGAGACTTTGTATCTCTGCGAAATGTCAGGAGCGTGCAGCTGTTTGCCAATTGGTGAACCTACCGTAGCCTCAGCCCACAAGGAAGGCAGCAGTGTAGAACAGAGAGTCGACAGTATAGAAGCAGCAAGTGCAACAGAAACACTGATTGCTGAGGAAGCTTCTAAAGGGGAGGCAAGCAGCAAGTGCAAGAGTGGAGGAACTGGGGTTACTCTCCTCAGCATTCAGTGCCAGCCACTGAGCCAGACTTCGTCAGGATCTAAGATTGAGGAGCAAAACGACAAgggttcaagagcagaggagGCAGCACAGGGGAACAGTCCTGAAGCTTTTTACGACAGAGCTAGCGATCATTCAGATGATGACAGTAGAGTGGACACTGACAGGTCAGGACTGCAGAGGCAGGGGGCTGAGGTGTAA
- the ppp1r26 gene encoding protein phosphatase 1 regulatory subunit 26 isoform X1, with the protein MPRTVLGSISDVSGGTTGTTCLGCHLSAMMFFTGLPPVSVVQTDWHPFGASRNFSLPVSFSDSGEEFSLQSAVSVDVKMIIENLQATDSACAMNSEPSSQAQTNTAPKRRSEGMLDRSSIRILKGAAVEELKPAYPSCTLDTEESNLGRCTLDSDSDESVDRDIEEAIQEYLKKKTENPSFTSKASGTNVLPGTHTAIENSAAKISNGISQGNEGVNPPKIANIVSREPAESRCSSPCSISSNDSFELSIQAEIERFLQEKRNRETGNNSSPKSEAVSVGRTEQKENLVKVGQKKRKRCIKSSAGTQRNPVPQPVINTNSQVGNTKSSQFRKSEAVCSSEKGSEGNPKSYKNVASRKKARSRHRFKELHKSSNTQWGLSAEFTESKVNPVNAQVELSDSSSDDGIEEAIQLYQLEQKKGKTKDVAFVLGLLPHKSPQKYADMTSPMRSREKERLQTAMSKRNCIPKPGRPCPANLSDTDTSDSDDCLIQTERNTTDSRLGWKETFQSETLSESSPKWERSLMTKVQSPADSILGGAPSEKGEHAGKGKTSCEYTNVASKQVTLSSDSESSSADSSDSIEKEIQNYLALKASQSSQKSSKVRTESDLDRNFSQEPKIEDNLNTSPSLFISLSSSSSQTSLLQKKRLKNNVGSGHKLEKEKLRESQPHESSVEALVLTNNSTVTSKINLKGSSSGQTIPDMSNIWYSMTLSQNQEKLSPKDRVGEKQSTVKAVHDSWQTDEKSSSLDSDEDLDRATKDLLQTRKKLGKRSRDMKNRCKKRVRFTGAEVLTYSEQSTGIGDKTLWTTGEGYTVSHGPLKSCLSKSNKSACRRYLDSKSKGNKKTEEHSDCEGNSKMTSIRNLKVGLSCGTAFSTADGQTWKNITIENSSSADSDDGIEQEILKFLAEKARANSRLNEPTDDPNTVHGFKRQEEENKRSEMTDLDRTLSTLPQQAEGSHRVHMKGPCRLEDEPTAGYFQREVERAGTESKTNINQQDLLQNIYGTCRAQCQNEDKYTLGEPPATSKTETKAGIVPGSLQVDNIVCPGKGVCRSDVLEDKKMTTSLENIQRKTTQSLASEQSVPYVNSKLLLTGQSKPQAGQIRSPKQTVNKLWNTFQTDCLSDTESVSQENGTCRRGQYSRDNRSGLGRGTNQSSQAVVNTLSHVGWAGRAKMKSEKDKNQGQPLASLLPSVGAQCSEVSQLPSIVGQEQSDHNYQSGMKSEERDYSDATCTHSNCETLYLCEMSGACSCLPIGEPTVASAHKEGSSVEQRVDSIEAASATETLIAEEASKGEASSKCKSGGTGVTLLSIQCQPLSQTSSGSKIEEQNDKGSRAEEAAQGNSPEAFYDRASDHSDDDSRVDTDRSGLQRQGAEV; encoded by the exons atgcccaggactgttctcggcagcatttca gatgtgagTGGAGGAACTACAGGGACCACGTGTCTGGGATGTCACCTCTCTGCTATGATGTTCTTCACGGGTTTGCCACCTGTCTCTGTGGTACAGACAGATTGGCATCCGTTTGGGGCGTCCCGAAACTTCAGCCTCCCTGTGAGCTTCTCTGACTCTGGAGAGGAGTTCTCTCTGCAGAGTGCTGTCAGCGTGGATGTGAAAATGATCATCGAAAACTTGCAAGCTACTGACTCAGCTTGTGCCATGAACAGTGAACCCAGCAGCCAGGCACAAACAAACACAGCCCCAAAACGGCGAAGTGAGGGCATGTTAGACAGAAGCTCCATCAGAATTTTAAAAGGGGCTGCTGTGGAAGAGCTGAAGCCTGCTTATCCATCCTGCACACTTGACACAGAGGAATCCAACTTGGGTCGCTGCACCCTGGATTCCGACAGTGATGAGTCTGTCGACCGAGATATAGAAGAAGCAATTCAGGAATActtgaaaaagaaaacagaaaatccATCCTTCACTTCGAAAGCCAGTGGCACAAATGTTCTCCCAGGGACACACACAGCCATTGAGAATTCTGCTGCAAAGATCAGCAATGGTATTTCACAGGGAAACGAAGGAGTGAACCCACCCAAAATTGCGAATATTGTCAGCCGAGAGCCTGCAGAATCCAGATGCTCTTCCCCCTGCAGTATCAGCAGCAACGACTCCTTTGAACTGAGTATACAGGCAGAGATTGAAAGGTTCTTGCAGGAGAAGAGGAATAGGGAGACTGGCAACAACAGCAGCCCCAAGAGCGAGGCTGTTTCTGTGGGGAGGACAGAGCAGAAAGAAAATCTGGTGAAGGTAGGACAGAAGAAGAGAAAGAGGTGCATCAAATCCAGTGCAGGGACCCAGCGCAATCCTGTTCCACAGCCAGTGATCAACACAAACTCTCAGGTTGGCAACACTAAATCAAGCCAGTTTAGGAAATCTGAAGCTGTCTGCAGCAGTGAGAAAGGCAGTGAAGGAAACCCTAAGAGTTATAAAAATGTGGCTAGCAGGAAAAAGGCAAGATCACGGCATCGCTTTAAGGAACTCCACAAGAGCAGCAATACCCAGTGGGGTCTCAGTGCTGAATTCACTGAGTCAAAGGTGAATCCTGTTAATGCACAAGTAGAATTGTCTGATTCTAGCAGCGATGATGGGATTGAAGAAGCCATTCAACTTTACCAATTGGAACAAAAGAAAGGGAAAACTAAGGATGTAGCCTTTGTCCTTGGCTTATTACCTCACAAGTCCCCTCAAAAATATGCTGATATGACTTCTCCTATGAGaagcagagagaaagaaagactgcAGACAGCTATGAGCAAGAGAAATTGTATCCCGAAGCCTGGGCGACCCTGTCCTGCCAACCTTTCTGATACTGACACGAGTGACAGTGATGACTGTTTAATACAAACCGAGAGAAATACCACAGATTCCAGGCTTGGTTGGAAAGAAACATTTCAGTCTGAGACTCTGTCAGAATCTTCCCCAAAATGGGAAAGGTCTCTTATGACCAAAGTGCAGTCACCTGCAGACAGTATATTAGGTGGTGCTCCTTCAGAAAAGGGGGAGCATGCGGGCAAAGGCAAGACAAGCTGTGAATACACCAATGTTGCCTCCAAGCAGGTCACGCTTTCTTCAGATAGTGAAAGCAGTTCTGCAGACAGCAGTGACAGCATtgaaaaagaaattcaaaatTACTTGGCTCTGAAAGCAAGCCAAAGCAGTCAGAAATCCAGCAAAGTCAGGACTGAGAGTGATCTGGACAGAAACTTCTCCCAAGAACCAAAGATTGAAGACAATCTGAACACCTCTCCATCTTTGTTTATTTCTTTGTCTTCGTCTTCATCTCAGACATCATTGTTACAAAAGAAAAGACTGAAGAATAATGTCGGTTCTGGTCATAAACTTGAAAAGGAGAAACTGAGAGAAAGTCAACCACATGAGTCCAGTGTGGAAGCTCTTGTGTTAACTAACAATTCAACTGTCACCTCCAAGATTAATCTTAAAGGTAGTTCATCAGGGCAAACCATACCTGACATGAGTAACATATGGTACAGCATGACTCTCAGTCAAAATCAAGAGAAATTGTCTCCCAAGGATCGGGTTGGAGAGAAACAGTCCACTGTTAAGGCTGTCCATGACTCTTGGCAGACAGATGAGAAGAGTAGCTCACTGGATAGTGACGAAGACTTGGATAGAGCTACAAAGGATCTCTTGCAAACCAGGAAGAAACTGGGGAAAAGATCAAGAGATATGAAGAACCGGTGCAAGAAACGAGTGCGGTTTACAGGAGCAGAGGTTCTTACTTACTCTGAGCAAAGCACAGGAATCGGTGACAAAACGCTCTGGACCACGGGAGAAGGCTACACTGTTAGCCACGGCCCCTTAAAAAGCTGCTTATCAAAAAGTAACAAGAGCGCTTGCAGACGTTATTTAGACTCGAAGAGTAAAGGGAATAAGAAGACCGAAGAGCATTCAGATTGTGAAGGCAACAGCAAAATGACCAGTATCAGAAATCTCAAGGTTGGTTTGTCGTGTGGTACTGCGTTCAGCACAGCTGATGGGCAAACTTGGAAAAATATAACAATTGAGAACAGCAGTTCTGCAGATAGTGATGATGGGATTGAGCAAGAAATTCTGAAGTTCCTTGCTGAAAAGGCCCGAGCAAATAGCAGGTTGAACGAGCCTACAGATGATCCAAACACGGTGCATGGATTTAAAAGACAAGAGGAGGAGAACAAACGGTCGGAAATGACAGACTTGGACAGGACTCTGTCTACCCTCCCTCAACAAGCTGAGGGATCTCACAGGGTTCATATGAAGGGGCCATGTCGCTTGGAAGATGAGCCCACAGCTGGGTATTTTCAGAGAGAAGTGGAAAGGGCTGGGACTGAAAGCAAGACTAATATTAACCAGCAGGATCTGCTACAGAACATTTATGGTACCTGTCGTGCACAGTGCCAGAATGAAGACAAATACACCTTAGGAGAACCACCAGCAACTTCCAAAACTGAGACTAAGGCTGGAATTGTTCCAGGAAGTTTGCAAGTTGACAACATAGTCTGCCCGGGGAAAGGAGTATGTCGCAGTGATGTCCTTGAGGACAAAAAGATGACTACTAGCCTAGAGAACATTCAGAGGAAAACAACGCAGTCCTTGGCTTCTGAACAGAGTGTGCCATATGTCAACTCCAAATTGTTGCTAACAGGACAATCTAAACCGCAAGCTGGCCAAATCAGATCGCCCAAGCAAACTGTAAATAAATTGTGGAATACCTTCCAGActgactgtctcagtgacactgaatcAGTGAGCCAGGAGAATGGAACCTGCAGAAGGGGACAGTATTCCAGGGACAATCGGTCAGGTCTTGGTCGTGGTACAAACCAAAGCTCACAAGCTGTGGTTAACACTCTCTCCCATGTAGGCTGGGCAGGTCGTGCGAAAATGAAGAGTGAGAAAGATAAAAATCAAGGTCAACCTTTAGCATCTCTGCTGCCATCAGTTGGTGCTCAGTGCAGTGAAGTGAGCCAGCTACCTAGTATTGTAGGGCAAGAGCAAAGTGACCATAATTATCAGAGTGGAATGAAGAGTGAGGAGAGGGACTACAGTGATGCGACATGCACACACTCTAACTGTGAGACTTTGTATCTCTGCGAAATGTCAGGAGCGTGCAGCTGTTTGCCAATTGGTGAACCTACCGTAGCCTCAGCCCACAAGGAAGGCAGCAGTGTAGAACAGAGAGTCGACAGTATAGAAGCAGCAAGTGCAACAGAAACACTGATTGCTGAGGAAGCTTCTAAAGGGGAGGCAAGCAGCAAGTGCAAGAGTGGAGGAACTGGGGTTACTCTCCTCAGCATTCAGTGCCAGCCACTGAGCCAGACTTCGTCAGGATCTAAGATTGAGGAGCAAAACGACAAgggttcaagagcagaggagGCAGCACAGGGGAACAGTCCTGAAGCTTTTTACGACAGAGCTAGCGATCATTCAGATGATGACAGTAGAGTGGACACTGACAGGTCAGGACTGCAGAGGCAGGGGGCTGAGGTGTAA